In Streptococcus respiraculi, one DNA window encodes the following:
- a CDS encoding GNAT family N-acetyltransferase produces the protein MNILESYDGKSLPKVETKRLILRQRTLADVEDLFAYEIRPEVCHPAGFPPVATLEEERDYLEKKYFKNLAEKDLPSGYGITVKGSDRIIGSCDFNHRRADDVFEIGYLLHPDFWGKGYVPEAVAALIEVAFTLLHLHKVEIRCYSSNQQSKRVAEKLGFTLEATIRDRKDVEGNRCDELVYGLLRKEWEANRHVPAS, from the coding sequence GCCAAAAGTGGAAACCAAGCGTTTGATTCTGCGCCAGCGAACGCTTGCGGACGTAGAGGATCTGTTTGCTTATGAAATCCGGCCTGAAGTATGTCATCCTGCTGGATTTCCGCCGGTAGCGACGCTTGAGGAGGAACGGGATTATCTTGAAAAGAAGTATTTCAAGAATCTAGCAGAAAAAGACCTGCCGTCTGGCTACGGGATTACCGTCAAAGGGAGTGATCGTATCATTGGCTCTTGTGATTTTAACCACCGCCGTGCGGATGATGTCTTTGAGATTGGCTATTTGCTTCACCCAGACTTTTGGGGTAAGGGCTATGTGCCAGAAGCAGTTGCTGCGCTGATTGAAGTCGCTTTTACTCTTCTTCATCTCCACAAGGTCGAAATCCGTTGTTACAGCTCGAACCAGCAGAGCAAACGTGTTGCTGAAAAACTCGGTTTCACCTTGGAAGCGACGATTCGTGACCGAAAGGATGTGGAAGGTAATCGTTGTGATGAGTTGGTTTACGGATTGTTGAGGAAAGAGTGGGAGGCGAATCGGCATGTGCCAGCTAGTTAA